A region of Asterias amurensis chromosome 20, ASM3211899v1 DNA encodes the following proteins:
- the LOC139952645 gene encoding C-type lectin domain family 4 member M-like gives MLANKLLGVVGIFLMANYAAVKGRCWKPCPPTWSQWQDKCYKMRDAVVTWEEGKQICVELDGVMVVPQSKEEFQHLVNMTSGQWFWIGCNDIQTEGTWVCLDGEGTIDTQDKRWVGGQPDNNSNEDCAEGWATGWNDDVCGTTRKLICQRPVLPALLPL, from the exons ATGTTGGCGAACAAACTGCTGGGCGTTGTTGGTATATTTTTGATGGCAAACTACGCTGCTGTAAAGGGGCGGTGTTGGAAGCCATGCCCTCCTACTTGGAGCCAGTGGCAAGACAAATGCTACAAGATGCGTGATGCCGTCGTTACATGGGAAGAGGGCAAGCAGATTTGTGTTGAGTTGGATGGGGTGATGGTTGTACCTCAATCCAAAGAAGAGTTTCAACACCTCGTCAACATGACCAGTGGCCAATGGTTCTGGATTGGTTGCAATGACATTCAAACTGAAG GTACTTGGGTTTGTCTGGATGGTGAAGGCACTATTGACACGCAGGACAAGAGATGGGTGGGTGGTCAGCCAGATAATAACAGCAACGAAGATTGCGCCGAAGGCTGGGCTACAGGCTGGAACGATGACGTTTGTGGAACCACACGCAAGTTAATCTGTCAGCGTCCCGTATTACCAGCactgttgcctctgtga
- the LOC139952739 gene encoding C-type lectin domain family 4 member M-like codes for MLASKLLGVVGIFMMADYAAVNGRCWKSCPPSWSQWQDKCYKMHDAEVTWYEGKQVCVELGGVMVVPRSVEEFQQLHNMFSGQWFWIGCNDIDAEGTWVCLGEGTIDVQDKRWQDGQPYDYKGDQDCAASNDSGWHDGVCGSTRKLICQRPVRAL; via the exons ATGTTGGCaagcaaactgctgggtgttGTGGGTATATTTATGATGGCAGACTACGCTGCTGTAAATGGTCGGTGTTGGAAGTCATGCCCCCCTTCTTGGAGTCAGTGGCAAGACAAATGCTACAAGATGCATGATGCCGAGGTTACATGGTATGAGGGCAAGCAGGTTTGTGTTGAGTTGGGTGGGGTGATGGTTGTCCCTCGATCCGTAGAAGAGTTTCAACAACTCCACAACATGTTCAGTGGCCAATGGTTCTGGATTGGTTGCAACGACATTGACGCTGAAG GTACCTGGGTGTGTTTGGGTGAAGGTACTATTGACGTGCAGGACAAGAGATGGCAGGATGGTCAGCCATATGATTACAAAGGGGACCAAGACTGCGCTGCAAGCAATGATTCAGGTTGGCACGATGGGGTTTGTGGAAGCACACGCAAGTTAATCTGTCAGCGTCCAGTACGAGCACTGTAG
- the LOC139952673 gene encoding C-type lectin domain family 4 member M-like, producing the protein MHDNAVAWEEGKQICVEMGGVMVVPQSKEELQHILNMFNGQSFWIGCTDIVTEGTWVCFGGGTIDKQDERWAAGEPNSNGNEDCALGVGSGWLDFGCDGYFKFICQRPA; encoded by the exons ATGCATGATAACGCTGTTGCATGGGAGGAGGGCAAGCAGATTTGTGTAGAGATGGGTGGGGTGATGGTTGTCCCTCAATCCAAAGAAGAGTTACAACACATCCTCAACATGTTCAATGGTCAATCGTTCTGGATTGGGTGCACCGACATCGTCACTGAAG GTACCTGGGTGTGTTTTGGTGGAGGTACTATTGACAAACAGGACGAGAGATGGGCTGCTGGTGAGCCAAATAGTAACGGCAATGAAGATTGCGCTTTAGGTGTTGGTTCAGGCTGGCTCGATTTTGGATGTGATGGTTACTTTAAATTCATCTGTCAGCGCCCTGCGTAA
- the LOC139952676 gene encoding C-type lectin domain family 4 member M-like, translated as MHDVVVTWEEGKQICVELGGMMVVPQSEEELQHIINMCSCQAWPWFWIGCNDIQTEGTWVCLDGEIFDVQDEMWSDSEPNNSNNEDCAVGVGSGWFDWQCDRTSKSICQRHASPAQQLM; from the exons ATGCATGATGTCGTCGTTACATGGGAAGAGGGCAAGCAGATTTGTGTTGAGTTGGGTGGGATGATGGTTGTCCCCCAATCCGAAGAAGAGTTACAACACATCATCAACATGTGCAGCTGCCAAGCGTGGCCATGGTTCTGGATTGGTTGCAACGACATTCAAACTGAAg GTACCTGGGTGTGTTTGGACGGTGAAATTTTTGACGTGCAGGACGAAATGTGGTCTGATAGTGAGCCAAATAATTCCAACAACGAAGATTGCGCTGTCGGTGTTGGTTCAGGCTGGTTCGATTGGCAGTGTGATCGTACCAGCAAGTCAATCTGTCAGCGCCACGCATCACCAGCACAGCAGCTCATGTGA
- the LOC139952677 gene encoding C-type lectin domain family 4 member M-like, with translation MLASKLLGVVGVFMMADYAAVNGQCWKPCPPFWSQWRDKCYKMHGAEVPWEEGKQICVEMGGVMVVPQSEEELQHILNMCSCNFWIGCNDVNVEGTWVCLDGEGTIDVQDARWKDSEPNNDGGNEDCAVGWAAGWNDIPCDLTGTLICQRPVRAHVAHVDQYSELTTNKGIKG, from the exons ATGTTGGCtagcaaactgctgggtgttGTTGGTGTATTTATGATGGCAGACTACGCTGCTGTAAACGGGCAGTGTTGGAAGCCATGCCCTCCTTTTTGGAGCCAGTGGCGAGACAAATGCTACAAGATGCATGGTGCCGAAGTTCCATGGGAAGAGGGCAAGCAGATTTGTGTTGAGATGGGTGGGGTGATGGTTGTCCCTCAATCTGAAGAAGAGTTACAACACATCCTCAACATGTGCAGTTGCAATTTCTGGATTGGTTGCAACGACGTTAACGTTGAAG GTACTTGGGTGTGTTTGGATGGTGAAGGTACTATTGACGTGCAGGACGCGAGATGGAAGGATAGTGAGCCAAATAATGACGGCGGCAACGAAGATTGCGCTGTAGGCTGGGCTGCAGGCTGGAATGATATTCCTTGTGACTTAACGGGCACTTTAATCTGTCAGCGTCCAGTACGAGCACACGTAGCTCATGTTGATCAATATTCTGAGCTGACTactaataagggaataaaagggtag